Genomic DNA from Comamonas resistens:
GGAATGGATACATCACGCGGGCTATATCGGCATCATTGCGCTGGAGGGCAGCACCGCCATCCTGTGCTGGATCGGCGGCATCAAGCTGCTCAAGGCCCGCAATGCCCGGCCTGCAGCGTTTCGCGCCTCCAAGGCCTGGGCCATCGGAGGCTTGACACTGGGCTTTCTGACCTGGCAAGTAGCCTTCATGTCCGTGGGCGGAGAGTGGTTCGGCATGTGGATGTCCAAGCAATGGAATGGCGTGCCCGATGCCTTCCGCTTCTTCATCACGCTGCTGATTGTGCTCATCTACCTGACCATGGATAACGATGCCCTGCCTGAGTCGCAGGACAGCGTGGCACGCTGAAATTCACCATTCCGTGAAATGAAAAAAGCCTGCTGGCAGTGCACCGGCAGGCTTTGAATAGAAGATCGCTTCAGGCTCAGTAACTGGCCTGAGGCAGGTCGTTCCTGGTGAACACCAGCGAGACCTTGGCCTCTTCGGGGATCGGCGGCAGGCTCTGGTTCCACTGCTGCCAGGCGGCGCGCAGTTCGGCCAGTTTCTGCGGCTCGCGATCACGCAGATTGGCGCGCTCGCGAGGGTCAACCGCAATATTGAACAGGTACTCTATGCCCTCGACTTGCAGATATTTCCAGTCACCGCGGATCAGCGCTTTTTGCTCGCGATGCTTCATGCGCCAGGCCAGGTCGCGCTCGGGCGTCCAGCGCGGGTTCTGCATCAGCGGCAGCAGGCTGATGCCGTCCTGCGGATAGTCGGGGTGGGCGTTCACGCCGGCAGCAGCCAGGAAGGTGGTGGACCAATCCATGGTCAGGTTGGGTGTGTCGCAGACGGCACCCGCAGTCATGCGGGCCGGCCAGCGGGCCAACAAGGGCACGCGGATGCCGCCCTCCAGCAGGTCCATCTTCTGGCCGACAAAAGGCCAGTTGTTGGAGAAGCGTTCACCACCGTTGTCGCTGGTGAAGACGATGAGCGTGTTCTCGCTCATGCCTTGCTCCTCCAGCGCATCGAGCAGCCAGCCTATGCCCTCGTCCATGTGGTGGATCATGCGCTGGTAGGTGGCGATGGAGCCGCCGTCCACATGCTTGCCCATGCCCTTGAGGCGCTCGGACTCCGCGCGGTCTTCGCGCGTCAGCCAGGGCCAGTGCGGGGCGCTGTAATGCAGCGACAGGTAAAAAGGCTTGTCGGCCGACTGGCGCTTGATGAAGTCCACGGCGCGGCGGCTCAGCAGATCGGTCAGATAGCCGTCTTCCTCATGCGGCTCTTCGTTGAGCCAGAAGTCGGGGCGGCCGCGCGGATCGCAATGCGCGAAGTAGTCGGCGCCACCGGCGTGAAAGCCGTAGAACTCCTCATAGCCCGATTGACGTGGACCAAAGTGTGGCGGGTAGCCCAGATGCCATTTGCCCACCAGGGCCGTGGCGTAACCGGCATCGCGCAGCAGCGAGGCCACCGTGGGGTGATCGGGCGGCAGGCCCAGCACCTTGTCGCCATGCGCGCTGGCAATCGGCTCCTCGGCCGCGCCGCGCAGACGGTATTGCCAGCGACCCGTGGCCAGCGCAAAACGCGTGGGCGAGCAGACGGCAGAGTTGGCGTAGCCGCGCGTGAAGCGCAGGCCCTGGGCGGCCATGGCGTCCAGTCTTGGCGATACGTCGGTGGCATTGTTGTGCGCATCGCGTGCGCCGGTACAGCCCAGGTCGGCGTAGCCCAGGTCGTCGGCAAGGATGAAGATCAGATTGGGGCGGGGATCGGTCATGGAAGAAATCAGGGAAAGCTAAAAACAGAAGCTGGCAGCGCCTGTCAACAAAGGGTTTGAGTGTGTTTTCAATATAAAACCCATGATTTAAAAGAGCAGGCAGCTCCTAAAAAGGCATGTCTCAAGCGAGAGACGCCGAGCAAGAGCCGCCTCGCGGCGACGGCGTCGTCCCCCTCAGGGGGAAGGCGCGCAGCGCCTCAGGGGGATTCAAGGTCTGAAGCCTGAACGCTGCACCACGGGTGCCCACTGCGTGCGATAGGCCTTGAGCATGGTCTCGGTCTGCGCGGCGCTGCTGACCACGGGGATCAGATTGGAGGCCGCAAACTTCTGCTGGGTGTCGGGATCCTTCATGACCTCCTGCACCAGCTCGGACAGGCGCTGCACCGTGGCCGGCGCTATGCTTTGCGGCGCGAACAAGGTGTTCCAGCCCGTGCCGACCAGGTTCACGCCCAGTTCCTTGAGCGTGGGAATGTTCGGCGCCATGGGACTGCGCTTTTCGCCTGAAGTGGCCAGCACGCGCAGCTTGCCTGCTTCGATCTGGGGGATTTGCGTATCGAAGGTGTCCACGGCGATCGGCACCTGGCCGCCCATCAGGTCGGTGAGCAGCGGGCCAGATCCCTTGTAGCCCACGACCTCGACGGGCACCTTGGCTGCCTCACCCAGCATCAGCGCGAAGAAGTGCGGCAGGCTGCCCGTGGCGGGGACGCCGAAATTGGCCTGTTGCGGATTGGCCTTGATCCAGGCCAGCAGGTGCGAAAGCTCCTTGACCGGCACGGCGCTGGCCACGGCCAGACCGAACTCGTAGCGGTTCACCTCGCTGATCGCACGGAAGTCCTTTTCCGGGTCGTAGCCAGAGTCATGAAAGACCAGCGGCGCCACCACCATGACGGCGGGGTTGGCCAGCAGGATGGCGGGTTGGGCTGCCGGAGCGTTTTTCACATACTGGGCCGAGAGGCGGCCGCCGGCTCCGGGCTTGTTTTCCACGATCACGGGGCTGCCGAGTTTGGCCTGCAGCTTGTCTGCCACCAGACGCGCCACGCGGTCGGTGGCGCCGCCTGGCGGGTAGCCCACGACAATGCGCAGCGGCGTCTTGGCGGGGAACAGCGGTGCTGCGGTCTGGGCCTGCGTCACAGCGGGCATCAGTGCGCAGGCGGTCAGCACGGCGCCTAGCGCCAGCTTGCTCAATTCTCTTCGCTGCATGGGGGTGTCTCCTGGTGTTTGGGGGCGGATGGCGGTTCTGCCATTTATTCAGCCTTGAGCTGAATTTTGCGGGTCAACGCTTCCCATTTCCCGGAGAGCTCCTTGGCTTTTTGCTGGGCCTGATCGGCAGTGCTGCCCACCATCTCGATGTCCACCGGCTTCACGCGATCTTGTTGTTCCGGCGAGCGGATGGCGACTTCCATGGCCTCTAGAAAGCGCTTCTGTATATCGGCGGGCACTCCCTTGGGGGCGGCCAGGAACAGCCAGAAAGTGCCATCGAATTCGGGGTAGCCTGACTCGGCAATCGTGGGCAACTGCGGCATCAGCGTGGAGCGCTGCTTGCCCGAGGTGGCCAGGGCCGTCACGCGGCCGCTCTGGATCTGCGGCAGCACGGTAGGGGCCGCCAGAAAACCGCAGTCCACCTGTCCGCCCATGAGGTCCTGCATGGCCGGGGCCGGGCCTTTGTAGGGGATATGCACCATCTTCACCCCGGTGGTGGAGAGCAGGGATTCCATGACCAGATGTCCTGGGGAGCCGGCTCCACCCGTCGCATAAGTCAGCTCCCGGGTCTTGGCCGCATCGATCATGTCTTTGACGGATTTGAAGCCAAGCTTGGGGTTGCAGATCAGCGTCTGTGAAAACCTGGCCGCGGCATTGAGCACCACGATGGCGTCGCTGGAGTAGCCAATGTTCTTGTAGATATGTTTGTTGACGGTCAGCACCGGGTCCATGGCCCACAGCCATGTATAGCCGTCAGCGGCCGCTCGGGCCACTTCGGCGGCTCCGATATTGCCGTTGGCTCCGGCTCGGTTTTCCACGATCACGGGCTGGCCCAGCGCCTTCTGCACTGCGGCAGCCAGAGGGCGGATCGCGATGTCGGAGGGGCCGGCCGGAGGGTTGGGAACGATGATGCGTATGGGCTTGAGAGGCCAGTTCTGAGTCGCATGCGCCGCTGTCGGCAGCGCGGGTGCCAGCAAAGAGGCTGCCGCCAGCGCGGCCAGGGCTCGGCGGATGATCGGACGGCGGGGCATGGTGTGTCTCCTGGTCGTTGTTCTGGAGGCCACTGTAAGCAGTGGCCGGATAATGGATCTAATCCATCATTCCTAGAGAAAACCCATAGCCCCATGTCCAAGGATCAGCGCCATCCATGGCGACAACCATCGCAGCTGGACGATCTGTTCCTCTATCAGCTCGCTCGCCTGATGAGTGCGGCAGGCAGCATGGTCGTGCGCCTGTGCGAGGGCGGATACGGCATCACCCGTCGTGAATGGCGCATGATAGGTTTGCTGGCGGAAAAGGGGCCCTTGCGGCCATCACAGCTTGCAGAACATGCACAGCTGGACCGCACCCGGACTTCACGCACCATCTCTGGCTTGATCGAGAAGGGCCTGCTGCAGAAACAGAGCATTGCTGCTGACAGGCGTCAGGCGCTGGTACAACTCACATCGTCGGGGATCAAGCTGCATGGGCAGCTGTTTCCGCAGGTTCAGGCCATCAATCAGGAACTGCTCGGTGATGTGAGCGATGCCGAGCTGCAAATGCTCTCCACGGTGTTTGAGCGCATCGGCCAGACGGCGGCGGGCATGGAGCAGCGGGGAGATTTTCCCAAGGCCGAACGCAGGCTAGGTCGGGCTTACGTGACCAAGGCGCTGAAGGACTAGCGGCGGTTGGGGCTGTGCTCATCCCTATTGCCTCCGGCACGGACTCCCGCATACCCTAGGCGCTCATCATGGAGCGAGGGCGCTTATGGGACTTGCACTGATTCAAAGCCGTGCCTTGCTGGGCCTGGATGCGCCCGGCGTCACCGTGGAAGTCCATCTGGCCAACGGCCTGCCGTCGTTCACCTTGGTGGGGCTGGCCGATGTGGAAGTCAAGGAAGCGCGCGAACGCGTGCGTGCGGCCATCGTCAATGCGGGGCTGGAGTTCCCCAATAACAAGCGCATCACCGTCAACCTCGCACCTGCCGATTTGCCCAAGGATTCCGGACGCTTTGATTTGCCGATTGCCCTGGGCATTCTGGCGGCCAGTGGCCAGATTGACGCGGCCAGGCTGGCGGATTACGAGTTTGCGGGCGAGCTTTCGCTGACCGGCGCGCTGCGCCCGGTGCGCGGGGCTCTGGCCACGGCGCTGGCCCTGCAACGTCAGCAGCACAGCGTGCGGCTGGTACTGCCGCCAGAAAGCGCGCAGGAGGCCGCTTTTGTTCCGGCCATCGAAGTCTTCAGCGCCTTGCATCTGCTCGATGTGGTGCGGCAGTTCATCGCCCATGAAGCGCAGCCTGATCTGGAGGCCGATCAAGCGACAGCGGCCGGCTGGCAGCGCGTGCAGACCTTATCCGCGCAAGCGCAGAGCCATGGACTGGATCTGCGCGAGGTACGCGGTCAGGTACAGGCCAAGCGCGCTCTTGAAATTGCAGCTGCTGGCGCGCATGGGGTCTTGATGATCGGCCCGCCGGGCTCTGGAAAGTCCATGCTGGCCCAGCGTTTTGCCAGCCTGCTGCCGCCCATGAGCGACGAGGAGGCACTGGAGGCGGCGGCCGTCGCCAGCCTCTGCGGTCGTTTTAGCGCCGCGCAATGGCGTCAGCGCCCGTTTGCATCGCCCCATCACACGGCCAGCTCGGTGGCGCTGGTTGGTGGTGGCTCGCCGCCCCGGCCCGGAGAGATTTCATACGCCCATGGCGGTGCGCTATTTTTAGATGAGCTGCCCGAGTTTGCCCGCAGTGCGCTGGAGGCCTTGCGCGAGCCGTTGGAGACGGGGCGTATCACCATCGTCAGGGCGGCGCAGCGCGCGGAATTTCCGGCGCGCTTTCAGCTGATTGCGGCCATGAATCCCTGCCCCTGCGGCTACTGGGGTTCGCGTGTGCGGGCCTGTCGCTGCACGCCCGATCAGGTAGCGCGCTATCAGGCTCGCATCAGCGGGCCGCTGCTGGACCGCATCGATCTGCATGTGGAAGTGGCGGCGCTGCCGCCGCAGGAGCTGCTGGCTGTGGCTGAAGGCGAAAGCAGTGCCGATGTGCAGCAACGCGTGGCCCAGGCGCGTGAACGGGCCATGCAGCGCCAGGGCCAGCCCAACCATTTGCTGCAGGGCGCGCAGCTTGATGCTCATCTGCAGCTCGACCCGGATGCGTTGGCCTTTGCCCACAAGGCTGCAGCCCGTCTGGGCTGGTCCGCACGCGGCACGCACCGCGCGCTGAAGGTGGCGCGCACGATTGCCGATCTAGCAGGCTCGGACGGCATCGCCCAGGCCCATGTGGCCGAGGCATTGCAGTACCGTAGAGCCCTGATGCAGGCCTGAAGCCGGACCATCCTCAGGCCGCCATGGCCAGCGGCACTGGCCGCGATTCGCGGCTTTGCGGATCCACGCCGAGCACTTTGGCAAACGCATGGACGGCAGGCGACCAGCCCTCCAGCGCGCCGCTCACAAAACAGGTGTCTACCCAGGCCAGCTCGCGGCCGGTCTTGCCGGGCAGGGTCATCCAGTGCACATCAAAGCGCTGTTGCTGGGCCTCGACCAGGGAGCGAGACAACAGCGCATAGCCCATGCCAGCAGCCACGCAGCCCAGAATGGTGTCCAGCATGCCCAGCTCCATGATGCGTACGGCGCTGATGCCCATGGAGGCCATCAGCAGCTCTATGCGCTGACGGTAGCTGCAGCCCTGGCGGAAAGCGAGGAACACCGAAGCGCAGAAATCATCGGCGCTCGGAAACTGCTTCAGAGGCTTGTTGCTGACCAGCACCAACTCCTCGCGGAACACGGGCCAGGAATGCAGATCGCTTTGCGGTGCCGCGCCGTTGATGAAGGCGCAGTCGATACGCCCGGCTCTCAGCTCGTCCAGCTGGCTGGCAGTGGGGCTGACCGCCAGTTCCAGATCAATGCCCGGGTGCTGCTGGCGCAACCGGGCCAGCAGCGGCGGCAGGCGCAGTGCGGCCGTGGTTTCCATCGAACCTATGCGCAGCACGCCGGTGATGGGGCCCAGCGCAAACTGCGGCGATTGCAGCAGGGCCAGAGCATGATCGTGGGACTGGAGCATCTGCCGCGCATACTGCAGCAAGGTATGGCCGGCAGGCGTGGGAAATACCGGATTGGCACGCACCAGCAGTTGTGCGCCTACTTCGTCTTCCAGTTTCTTGATATGGGCCGTGACATTGGATTGCACGGTATGCAGTCGCTGGGCCGCAATACCAAAGCTGCCGCTTTCGCAGACGGCCTCGAACATGCGCAGGGATTTGAGTTGCATGGCAGTCCTTGTAATCTCAAATAAAGATGCTGTTTATCATTTTGAATCATTGGACATGATTGCTGCGCTGCGCGTAATCTTGCCCCAATACCGCAATGGGAATGCCCTGTGATCGCGCGCAAAGAACTTCCTCTCCTGTTGACCGGCTTCATGGCCACGCTCAGTGGTGTGGGGCTGGCACGTTTTGCCTATACGGCACTGATGCCGCAGATGGTGCATGCCGGCTGGTTCAGTGGCGAGCAGGTCGCCTATCTGGGGGCTGCCAATCTGCTGGGTTATCTGATCGGGGCTCTGGCCGCTGCGCCCTGGGCCGAGCGCATGGGGGCCTTGCGTGTGCTGGTGATCTGCTGGGTGGCTGTGGCATTGAGCTTTGCCGGTTGCAGCCTGCCCCTGCCCATGGCCGTGTTCTTTGTCTGGCGGCTGGTATCGGGTATTGCCGGGGCTGCCCTCATGGTACTGGGGCCGTCGGTGGCCATGGCGGCTGTGGTGCCGGCGCGTCGTGCGGCCCTGGGGCCGCTGATGTTCTGCGGCATTGGTGTGGGTGCGCTGCTGGCCGCCACGTTGGTGCCCATGTTTGCACGCAGCAGCCTGGGTGCCGTCTGGTGGGCTCTGACCTTGCTCAGCGCCATGGCCGCCTGGGTGGGTTGGCAGGCGGCACGACAGATAGGCGTGCATGCGCCTGTGGCCATCACGCCTATGCATATACCCACGGCAAGCGCCGCACCGCGTACCGCGATCTGGAGCACGGCCGTGGTGATGGTGTTTCTGGCCTATACCTGCGATGCCTTCGGCTTTGTGCCGCACACCGTGTTCTGGGTGGATTATCTGGATCGTGAGCTGCAGCTGGGTGCGGGCTATGCCTCCACACAATGGGCATTCTTTGGCCTGGGTGCGATTGCCGGGCCGCTGTGCGCGGCGCTTTGCGCAACACGTTGGGGCTGGTGGGGAACGGCCACGGGTGCCTATCTGGTCAAGGCCACGGCCATCGGTCTGCCGCTGTTGCTGACGGGCTTTGGCGCCCATGCCATCTCTGGCTTTCTGGTGGGGGCGCTTTCGCCCGGCATGTCGGCCATCACCTCCGGTTATCTGATGCAATTGATAGGCCCCGATCAGCACAAGAAAATGTGGGGCTATGCCACGGCGGGCTTTGCGCTGCTGCAGGCCACCTCCGGCTATCTGATGGCCTTCATCTATGCGAGCGTGGGCAGCTATCGCCCGCTGTTCGCGCTGGGCTGTGCGGGGCTGACCTTGGGTGCCCTGCTGGTGTTCTGCAGCCGCTTGAGCCGCGTGCATGCGAATGCAAAATTTCAGTAGGACTTGC
This window encodes:
- a CDS encoding LysR substrate-binding domain-containing protein, with the translated sequence MQLKSLRMFEAVCESGSFGIAAQRLHTVQSNVTAHIKKLEDEVGAQLLVRANPVFPTPAGHTLLQYARQMLQSHDHALALLQSPQFALGPITGVLRIGSMETTAALRLPPLLARLRQQHPGIDLELAVSPTASQLDELRAGRIDCAFINGAAPQSDLHSWPVFREELVLVSNKPLKQFPSADDFCASVFLAFRQGCSYRQRIELLMASMGISAVRIMELGMLDTILGCVAAGMGYALLSRSLVEAQQQRFDVHWMTLPGKTGRELAWVDTCFVSGALEGWSPAVHAFAKVLGVDPQSRESRPVPLAMAA
- a CDS encoding YbfB/YjiJ family MFS transporter — encoded protein: MIARKELPLLLTGFMATLSGVGLARFAYTALMPQMVHAGWFSGEQVAYLGAANLLGYLIGALAAAPWAERMGALRVLVICWVAVALSFAGCSLPLPMAVFFVWRLVSGIAGAALMVLGPSVAMAAVVPARRAALGPLMFCGIGVGALLAATLVPMFARSSLGAVWWALTLLSAMAAWVGWQAARQIGVHAPVAITPMHIPTASAAPRTAIWSTAVVMVFLAYTCDAFGFVPHTVFWVDYLDRELQLGAGYASTQWAFFGLGAIAGPLCAALCATRWGWWGTATGAYLVKATAIGLPLLLTGFGAHAISGFLVGALSPGMSAITSGYLMQLIGPDQHKKMWGYATAGFALLQATSGYLMAFIYASVGSYRPLFALGCAGLTLGALLVFCSRLSRVHANAKFQ
- a CDS encoding Bug family tripartite tricarboxylate transporter substrate binding protein is translated as MPRRPIIRRALAALAAASLLAPALPTAAHATQNWPLKPIRIIVPNPPAGPSDIAIRPLAAAVQKALGQPVIVENRAGANGNIGAAEVARAAADGYTWLWAMDPVLTVNKHIYKNIGYSSDAIVVLNAAARFSQTLICNPKLGFKSVKDMIDAAKTRELTYATGGAGSPGHLVMESLLSTTGVKMVHIPYKGPAPAMQDLMGGQVDCGFLAAPTVLPQIQSGRVTALATSGKQRSTLMPQLPTIAESGYPEFDGTFWLFLAAPKGVPADIQKRFLEAMEVAIRSPEQQDRVKPVDIEMVGSTADQAQQKAKELSGKWEALTRKIQLKAE
- a CDS encoding sulfatase family protein: MTDPRPNLIFILADDLGYADLGCTGARDAHNNATDVSPRLDAMAAQGLRFTRGYANSAVCSPTRFALATGRWQYRLRGAAEEPIASAHGDKVLGLPPDHPTVASLLRDAGYATALVGKWHLGYPPHFGPRQSGYEEFYGFHAGGADYFAHCDPRGRPDFWLNEEPHEEDGYLTDLLSRRAVDFIKRQSADKPFYLSLHYSAPHWPWLTREDRAESERLKGMGKHVDGGSIATYQRMIHHMDEGIGWLLDALEEQGMSENTLIVFTSDNGGERFSNNWPFVGQKMDLLEGGIRVPLLARWPARMTAGAVCDTPNLTMDWSTTFLAAAGVNAHPDYPQDGISLLPLMQNPRWTPERDLAWRMKHREQKALIRGDWKYLQVEGIEYLFNIAVDPRERANLRDREPQKLAELRAAWQQWNQSLPPIPEEAKVSLVFTRNDLPQASY
- a CDS encoding DUF2165 family protein; translated protein: MIIRLSKAAMVLAMAFFATLVAFGNITDYATNFAFVHHVFLMDTTFPGNGIMYRSIQQEWIHHAGYIGIIALEGSTAILCWIGGIKLLKARNARPAAFRASKAWAIGGLTLGFLTWQVAFMSVGGEWFGMWMSKQWNGVPDAFRFFITLLIVLIYLTMDNDALPESQDSVAR
- a CDS encoding YifB family Mg chelatase-like AAA ATPase, encoding MGLALIQSRALLGLDAPGVTVEVHLANGLPSFTLVGLADVEVKEARERVRAAIVNAGLEFPNNKRITVNLAPADLPKDSGRFDLPIALGILAASGQIDAARLADYEFAGELSLTGALRPVRGALATALALQRQQHSVRLVLPPESAQEAAFVPAIEVFSALHLLDVVRQFIAHEAQPDLEADQATAAGWQRVQTLSAQAQSHGLDLREVRGQVQAKRALEIAAAGAHGVLMIGPPGSGKSMLAQRFASLLPPMSDEEALEAAAVASLCGRFSAAQWRQRPFASPHHTASSVALVGGGSPPRPGEISYAHGGALFLDELPEFARSALEALREPLETGRITIVRAAQRAEFPARFQLIAAMNPCPCGYWGSRVRACRCTPDQVARYQARISGPLLDRIDLHVEVAALPPQELLAVAEGESSADVQQRVAQARERAMQRQGQPNHLLQGAQLDAHLQLDPDALAFAHKAAARLGWSARGTHRALKVARTIADLAGSDGIAQAHVAEALQYRRALMQA
- a CDS encoding Bug family tripartite tricarboxylate transporter substrate binding protein, coding for MQRRELSKLALGAVLTACALMPAVTQAQTAAPLFPAKTPLRIVVGYPPGGATDRVARLVADKLQAKLGSPVIVENKPGAGGRLSAQYVKNAPAAQPAILLANPAVMVVAPLVFHDSGYDPEKDFRAISEVNRYEFGLAVASAVPVKELSHLLAWIKANPQQANFGVPATGSLPHFFALMLGEAAKVPVEVVGYKGSGPLLTDLMGGQVPIAVDTFDTQIPQIEAGKLRVLATSGEKRSPMAPNIPTLKELGVNLVGTGWNTLFAPQSIAPATVQRLSELVQEVMKDPDTQQKFAASNLIPVVSSAAQTETMLKAYRTQWAPVVQRSGFRP
- a CDS encoding MarR family winged helix-turn-helix transcriptional regulator — its product is MSKDQRHPWRQPSQLDDLFLYQLARLMSAAGSMVVRLCEGGYGITRREWRMIGLLAEKGPLRPSQLAEHAQLDRTRTSRTISGLIEKGLLQKQSIAADRRQALVQLTSSGIKLHGQLFPQVQAINQELLGDVSDAELQMLSTVFERIGQTAAGMEQRGDFPKAERRLGRAYVTKALKD